From a region of the Microbacterium sp. nov. GSS16 genome:
- a CDS encoding aspartate ammonia-lyase, which translates to MAASEPVVTRTETDSIGSIEIPGDAYYGVHTLRAEQNFPITKRPISVYPDLVRGLAMVKQASARANKEIGVLDPDKADLIDAAAQRVIDGEFHDQFIVGVIQGGAGTSTNMNANEVITNIALEMAGREKGDYAFLSPIDHTNRSQSTNDVYPTAVKIGLSLNLVSLLDELDLLRKSFLGKANEFHDVLKVGRTQLQDAVPMTLGQEFHGFATTLGEDHSRLTENASLLTEINMGATAIGTGITTHPDYAPTVLKHLREISGLDLSTATDLVEATSDTGAFMSFSSSLKRNAIKLSKICNDLRLLSSGPQAGIGEINLPAMQAGSSIMPGKVNPVIPEAVNQVAFAVAGADVTVTMAVEGGQLQLNAFEPVIAHSIFQSITWMRQAMWTLRVNCVDGITANRERLGAMVGASVGVVTALTPFIGYAASAALAKTALLTNRNVADLVVEAGLMSRDEVMKQISPARLSGLETVTAAIPVIAAEDLPQA; encoded by the coding sequence ATGGCCGCGTCTGAGCCTGTTGTTACCCGCACAGAGACCGATTCGATCGGAAGCATCGAGATCCCGGGAGACGCCTATTACGGCGTGCACACGCTGCGAGCCGAGCAGAACTTCCCGATCACGAAGCGCCCCATCTCGGTGTACCCCGACCTGGTGCGCGGCCTTGCGATGGTCAAGCAGGCCAGCGCGCGCGCGAACAAGGAGATCGGGGTGCTCGACCCCGACAAGGCCGATCTGATCGACGCGGCCGCGCAGCGAGTCATCGACGGCGAGTTCCACGACCAGTTCATCGTCGGGGTCATCCAGGGCGGGGCCGGCACTTCGACAAACATGAACGCCAACGAGGTCATCACGAACATCGCGCTCGAGATGGCGGGTCGGGAGAAGGGCGACTACGCCTTCCTCTCGCCGATCGACCACACCAACCGCAGCCAGTCCACCAACGACGTCTATCCGACCGCGGTCAAGATCGGACTCTCGCTGAACCTCGTCTCGCTGCTCGACGAGCTCGACCTGCTGCGCAAGTCGTTCCTCGGCAAGGCGAACGAGTTCCACGACGTGCTCAAGGTCGGCCGCACCCAGCTGCAGGACGCCGTGCCGATGACCCTCGGGCAGGAGTTCCACGGTTTCGCGACGACCCTCGGGGAGGACCACAGCCGTCTCACCGAGAACGCCTCGCTGCTGACCGAGATCAACATGGGCGCCACCGCCATCGGCACCGGCATCACGACCCACCCCGACTACGCGCCCACGGTGCTCAAGCACCTGCGCGAGATCAGCGGACTCGACCTCAGCACGGCGACCGACCTCGTCGAGGCGACGAGCGACACCGGCGCCTTCATGTCGTTCTCGTCGTCGCTGAAGCGCAACGCGATCAAGCTCTCCAAGATCTGCAACGACCTGCGTCTGCTCTCGTCCGGCCCCCAGGCCGGCATCGGCGAGATCAACCTGCCGGCCATGCAGGCCGGCTCCAGCATCATGCCAGGCAAGGTCAACCCCGTCATCCCCGAGGCCGTCAACCAGGTCGCCTTCGCCGTCGCCGGCGCTGACGTCACGGTCACCATGGCGGTCGAGGGCGGTCAGCTGCAGCTCAACGCGTTCGAGCCGGTCATCGCGCACTCGATCTTCCAGTCGATCACCTGGATGCGTCAGGCGATGTGGACGCTGCGCGTGAACTGCGTGGACGGCATCACGGCGAACCGCGAGCGCCTCGGCGCGATGGTGGGCGCGTCGGTCGGCGTCGTCACCGCGCTCACCCCCTTCATCGGCTACGCGGCATCCGCGGCGCTGGCCAAGACCGCGCTGCTCACCAACCGCAACGTCGCCGACCTGGTGGTCGAGGCCGGCCTCATGTCGCGCGACGAGGTCATGAAGCAGATCTCGCCGGCCCGCCTGTCGGGACTGGAGACCGTGACCGCCGCGATCCCCGTGATCGCCGCGGAAGACCTCCCGCAGGCGTAG
- a CDS encoding phosphodiesterase: protein MSGLFVFGRHAPASHVIVHISDPHLLAGGARLGGRFDVEESLGRTLDAIRATGSDPTAIVVTGDLADLGEPDAYRRLRAAMEPLAADLGCPIVWVAGNHDERPALRQHLLDLEPTEQPVTGVWNLDGLRLVALDTSVPGWHHGDLGADQLEWLRDVLREPAPHGTILAMHHPPLPSHIPLFDILELRHQDELADVLRDTDVRAILAGHLHYSSHGLFAGIPVSVASATCYTMNVARPAVEVNGMDAAQSFQLAHVHPDTITHTVVPVIAAPTGDHFTREWAQRMASLTPQQRLEEFSRKPMR from the coding sequence ATGTCAGGCCTTTTCGTGTTCGGCCGCCACGCGCCGGCGTCCCACGTCATCGTGCACATCAGCGATCCGCACCTGCTCGCGGGCGGTGCTCGTCTGGGCGGTCGGTTCGACGTCGAGGAGAGCCTCGGCCGCACGCTCGACGCGATCCGAGCCACCGGCAGCGATCCGACGGCGATCGTCGTCACCGGGGATCTCGCCGACCTGGGGGAGCCCGACGCGTACCGCCGCCTCCGAGCCGCGATGGAGCCGCTCGCGGCCGATCTCGGCTGCCCGATCGTCTGGGTCGCGGGCAACCACGACGAACGGCCTGCGCTGCGGCAGCACCTGCTCGATCTCGAGCCGACCGAGCAGCCGGTCACCGGGGTGTGGAATCTCGACGGGCTGCGACTGGTCGCTCTGGACACCAGCGTTCCGGGCTGGCACCACGGCGACCTCGGGGCCGATCAGCTCGAGTGGCTTCGCGACGTGCTGCGAGAGCCGGCACCGCACGGCACGATCCTGGCGATGCACCATCCGCCGCTGCCCAGCCACATCCCGCTGTTCGACATTCTCGAGCTGCGCCATCAGGACGAGCTCGCCGACGTGCTGCGCGACACCGACGTGCGTGCCATCCTGGCCGGCCACCTGCACTACTCCTCGCACGGACTGTTCGCCGGCATCCCCGTCAGCGTCGCCTCCGCGACTTGCTACACCATGAACGTCGCGCGGCCGGCGGTCGAGGTCAACGGCATGGATGCCGCTCAGTCGTTCCAGCTCGCGCACGTCCACCCCGACACGATCACCCACACGGTGGTGCCGGTGATCGCAGCGCCGACCGGCGACCACTTCACGCGCGAGTGGGCGCAGCGCATGGCGTCCCTGACACCGCAGCAGCGACTCGAGGAGTTCTCCCGCAAGCCCATGCGCTGA
- a CDS encoding peptidase: MSIDWGAFVNVFLAALLGAGTIVLFYALGLRMLVRAGRVPVVTPAEFTDAITVLSEKEIRRAAKQAAKAARKSPLSEGQKTLAFVAAIGCFILCGAAVLGGILLIVVGH; the protein is encoded by the coding sequence ATGAGCATCGACTGGGGCGCCTTCGTCAACGTCTTCCTCGCCGCGCTGCTCGGGGCCGGCACCATCGTGCTGTTCTATGCGCTGGGTCTGCGGATGCTCGTCCGTGCCGGACGGGTTCCGGTGGTGACGCCGGCGGAGTTCACGGATGCCATCACCGTGCTCTCCGAGAAGGAGATCAGACGCGCGGCGAAGCAGGCGGCCAAGGCGGCGCGCAAGAGCCCGTTGAGCGAGGGGCAGAAGACCCTGGCCTTCGTGGCCGCGATCGGCTGCTTCATCCTGTGCGGCGCGGCGGTGCTCGGCGGCATCCTTCTCATCGTCGTCGGCCACTGA